Proteins encoded together in one Bacteroides zoogleoformans window:
- a CDS encoding DUF1573 domain-containing protein has protein sequence MNRFWILFFFSILFLSSCTGSRDKKIEDLVKDWNGKDFLFPDNWMQYVIADSIEEYDFNHGQYTVISYVDSSGCIDCRLNLPKWTEFANMLDSVSGYTIPILFIFNPKDKGYLIKLLKRVHFSYPVCIDEEDDFNKLNHFPDDMNFQTFLIDKTHKVIAIGNPILNQGVRDLYVNIIQNKGFIDNNSMRNMKIETQIIVDKSMMTFNTFDWHKEQKTFFTLKNIGNKPLFIQDVTTSCGCTTVTYSKEPVQPDKEIVLEVSYKAEHPEHFNKTITVYCNAETSPLVLQINGDAK, from the coding sequence ATGAATAGATTTTGGATCTTATTTTTTTTCTCAATTTTATTTTTGTCTTCTTGTACAGGTTCAAGAGATAAAAAGATTGAAGATTTAGTGAAGGATTGGAATGGAAAAGATTTTTTATTTCCAGACAATTGGATGCAATATGTTATTGCGGATTCCATTGAAGAATATGATTTTAATCATGGCCAATATACTGTAATCTCTTATGTTGATTCAAGTGGGTGCATTGATTGTAGGCTGAATTTACCAAAATGGACGGAATTTGCAAACATGCTTGATTCTGTGTCGGGGTATACAATTCCTATATTGTTTATTTTCAACCCTAAAGATAAGGGATATTTGATTAAATTACTTAAACGGGTGCATTTTTCTTATCCTGTTTGTATTGATGAAGAGGACGACTTTAATAAATTGAATCATTTTCCTGATGATATGAATTTCCAGACTTTTTTAATAGATAAAACTCATAAAGTAATAGCTATTGGAAATCCAATTCTTAATCAGGGAGTCAGGGATTTATATGTCAATATCATTCAGAATAAAGGTTTTATTGATAATAATAGTATGAGGAATATGAAAATAGAAACGCAAATAATTGTTGATAAATCAATGATGACTTTTAATACATTTGATTGGCATAAAGAACAAAAAACATTTTTTACTCTGAAAAATATCGGAAACAAACCTTTGTTCATTCAGGATGTTACCACTTCCTGTGGTTGTACCACTGTAACCTATTCCAAAGAGCCGGTGCAGCCGGATAAAGAGATTGTATTGGAGGTGAGCTACAAGGCTGAGCATCCCGAACACTTCAACAAGACCATCACGGTGTATTGCAATGCCGAAACCTCGCCGTTGGTTTTGCAGATTAACGGGGATGCTAAATGA
- a CDS encoding NVEALA domain-containing protein produces MSKKIFAILIVAVVAVFAGYNAYQSQRAETVSDLLLANVEALARDEANSNGNSGPSELYDCPFWFTGDGIHCKCENTAPCTAVLCK; encoded by the coding sequence ATGAGTAAGAAAATTTTTGCAATTTTGATAGTTGCCGTAGTTGCAGTATTTGCAGGCTACAATGCCTATCAGTCGCAGAGAGCAGAAACGGTGTCTGACTTATTGCTGGCTAATGTGGAAGCACTGGCACGAGACGAAGCTAATAGTAATGGTAATAGCGGCCCAAGTGAATTGTATGATTGTCCTTTCTGGTTTACTGGTGACGGGATACATTGTAAATGCGAAAATACCGCTCCGTGTACAGCTGTCTTATGTAAATAA
- a CDS encoding NVEALA domain-containing protein: protein MKKKTFAILIVAVVATFAGYNAYQSQRAETMSDLLLANVEALASREGGTHSCEEVCHYCSGWRCTRIYGGVTSVCEPYRKN, encoded by the coding sequence ATGAAAAAGAAAACTTTTGCAATCTTGATAGTTGCAGTAGTTGCAACATTTGCAGGCTACAATGCTTATCAGTCGCAGAGAGCGGAAACGATGTCTGACTTATTGCTGGCTAATGTGGAAGCACTGGCCTCAAGAGAAGGTGGAACCCATTCATGTGAAGAAGTATGTCACTATTGCTCTGGCTGGAGGTGTACAAGAATTTATGGAGGAGTTACCTCCGTTTGTGAGCCATATAGAAAGAATTAA
- a CDS encoding 6-bladed beta-propeller, producing the protein MKHFYLFIFPFLLFSCMSKEKKIEDIDVISWESALKNDTSFLESIDIIPLETDSDILVKTPSLFQYIKAIDAFLLMDSRSALYLFDRNGRHCSNSVSCIGEGPKEYVMAVDAEYNPYTNFIELYNAHTSSIHCYDLQFHWKQTIKLKQEVGFAAQTMSVLRENVYALDPVRLNEEDLYMKVYDFSNNEAVITNVPYHKSGYIAETNMMRKSLQVIDSNIYYTPDYMDYHFYQYNVEEGRFFPIYRLDFGKESVSKKKLDELYGKSKPAKGKEVLKSVSIMQEKNDYLLSSHYPLPIIRLINDSYVYVHFICNRTPHNLIYNRKTKKIFGLTPNSPLIMYRCFNLVDNVLYSILYPYELDRYINETTKKYLSEDALKRLENIREEDNPVVIKYILKNE; encoded by the coding sequence ATGAAACATTTTTATTTATTTATATTTCCATTTTTACTTTTCTCTTGTATGTCCAAAGAGAAAAAAATAGAAGATATTGATGTGATTTCTTGGGAGAGTGCATTGAAGAACGATACTTCTTTTTTAGAAAGTATAGATATTATTCCTTTGGAAACAGATAGTGATATTCTTGTGAAAACGCCCTCTTTATTTCAGTATATAAAAGCGATAGATGCTTTTTTGCTAATGGATAGCAGATCTGCTCTTTATTTGTTTGATAGGAATGGAAGACATTGTAGCAACTCGGTTTCTTGTATTGGTGAGGGCCCCAAAGAATATGTGATGGCCGTGGATGCTGAATATAATCCATATACCAACTTCATAGAGCTATATAATGCTCATACAAGCTCGATTCATTGTTATGACTTACAATTTCATTGGAAGCAGACTATAAAATTAAAACAAGAAGTAGGGTTTGCGGCTCAAACAATGAGTGTATTAAGAGAAAATGTATATGCATTAGATCCTGTTCGTCTAAATGAGGAGGATTTGTACATGAAGGTTTACGATTTCAGTAATAATGAGGCTGTAATTACAAATGTTCCATATCATAAATCTGGATATATTGCGGAAACTAATATGATGCGGAAAAGCCTTCAGGTAATAGACTCAAATATCTATTATACACCTGATTATATGGATTACCATTTTTATCAATATAACGTGGAAGAGGGAAGGTTCTTTCCTATTTACAGATTAGATTTTGGGAAAGAGAGTGTTTCTAAAAAGAAATTAGATGAATTATATGGAAAAAGTAAGCCAGCCAAAGGAAAAGAGGTGTTAAAAAGCGTATCTATCATGCAAGAGAAAAACGACTATTTGTTGTCTTCTCACTATCCTTTGCCCATAATTCGATTAATAAATGATTCTTATGTATATGTACATTTTATTTGTAATAGAACTCCTCACAATTTAATATATAATCGGAAAACCAAAAAGATATTCGGCTTGACTCCAAATTCTCCGTTAATTATGTATAGATGCTTTAATCTTGTAGATAATGTGCTTTATTCCATTCTATATCCGTATGAGTTGGATCGATATATCAATGAGACTACTAAAAAATATTTGTCTGAAGACGCATTAAAAAGATTAGAAAACATACGAGAGGAAGATAATCCTGTGGTTATAAAATATATACTGAAAAATGAATAG
- a CDS encoding BF3164 family lipoprotein, which yields MKKQVVFLLLGACMLFSCSQKDRYMDARIFGFNDFEAEIELKGNLLEFDDLVMNPSELQVYDSILVTLEYGGEKLCNVYNLNTRKKIGERLVRGQGPDEMLMPSFIDNDGTCVQIVDMATSVVYKYDLRDFIENAEPRPTTKTKLEENVNSSMQILGDKLVGYPYFKEHQLYVFDGTGKKVNEFAGFPVSTIDYSDMERTDAYYMGFASNGTDRLAICYYMTDLIDIYNAAGVLQKRIHGPEHFFSYFKEVHDANGITSRQVKGKNRDAYFAPESAGDKLFVLYNGGYVDEKDHSSFCKRLFSFSWDGVPQTIYILDAPIFTFCVDKKRNKIYGVSNRPDNHIVEYTY from the coding sequence ATGAAAAAGCAAGTCGTATTTTTGTTATTGGGTGCTTGTATGCTATTTTCTTGTTCGCAGAAAGATAGATATATGGATGCCCGTATTTTTGGTTTTAATGATTTTGAGGCTGAAATAGAATTGAAAGGAAATTTGTTGGAATTTGATGACTTGGTCATGAATCCGAGCGAATTGCAAGTTTATGACTCCATATTGGTTACATTGGAATATGGAGGAGAGAAGTTATGCAATGTGTATAATCTGAATACAAGAAAGAAAATAGGCGAACGTCTGGTAAGGGGACAAGGCCCGGATGAAATGTTGATGCCCTCGTTTATTGACAATGATGGAACATGTGTGCAGATAGTCGATATGGCAACCTCTGTAGTTTATAAATACGACTTGAGGGATTTTATTGAAAATGCAGAACCCCGTCCGACAACCAAGACAAAGTTGGAGGAGAATGTGAACTCCAGCATGCAAATACTTGGCGATAAACTGGTAGGCTATCCGTATTTTAAAGAGCATCAATTGTATGTTTTTGATGGGACGGGAAAAAAAGTTAATGAATTTGCCGGTTTCCCCGTTTCGACCATAGATTATTCTGACATGGAAAGGACGGATGCCTATTATATGGGATTTGCTTCCAATGGAACGGATAGGTTGGCCATTTGTTATTATATGACGGACTTGATTGATATATACAATGCTGCCGGAGTGTTGCAAAAGAGAATACATGGTCCGGAGCATTTCTTCTCTTATTTTAAAGAGGTGCATGATGCAAATGGAATTACTTCCCGGCAAGTGAAGGGAAAGAACCGGGATGCCTATTTTGCACCGGAAAGTGCAGGTGATAAATTATTTGTATTGTATAATGGAGGGTATGTAGATGAAAAGGATCATAGCTCGTTCTGCAAGAGATTGTTTTCTTTCTCGTGGGATGGTGTTCCGCAGACAATTTATATTCTGGATGCCCCTATATTTACTTTCTGTGTGGATAAAAAACGAAATAAAATTTATGGTGTGAGCAATCGGCCTGACAATCATATTGTGGAATATACTTATTGA
- a CDS encoding 6-bladed beta-propeller, with the protein MFRSLCLTLVLSIILVACKNKEKVNFVISDGMKEVCSVNTFSKTLDMGEYVDSLSFISLEDSKEEALLKDINKCIIKNGRIYVLDFFGTESVKVFDLSGRFLFMVGSKGGGPGEFFRTFDFDVNDHGIFLLDIRNKKIIEYNLDGSFREEYSYIGKFSGINCFVVTNESTFLLGMDGSIYTEAKVLLVDKQYNIIHKILPFQETDTKGQLKIGSFRRCGNNIVYHYPISDEIFLFEQSGKLANRYILSLNDTPIPDDIRMDYRNVVSERKFGGFNYFHETPFFNGRMFLATMFYGSNKALFCLDIKTGKYMIKSYEGVLNFFSKLTIRDFNFPVFMDENQIVCVLNLMIYDNVQEKDVIPSSFLKKMNEGGTVLLVYHLKKK; encoded by the coding sequence ATGTTTCGTAGCTTATGTTTAACGCTTGTTCTATCTATTATTCTTGTTGCTTGCAAAAATAAAGAAAAGGTGAATTTTGTTATTTCTGATGGGATGAAAGAAGTTTGTTCTGTTAATACTTTCTCTAAAACTCTTGATATGGGTGAATATGTAGATTCACTTTCATTTATATCTTTGGAGGACTCGAAAGAGGAAGCATTGCTGAAAGATATAAATAAATGTATAATAAAAAATGGGCGCATCTATGTGTTGGATTTTTTTGGTACAGAATCTGTAAAAGTTTTCGATTTGTCAGGAAGGTTTTTATTTATGGTTGGGAGTAAAGGAGGAGGACCTGGAGAGTTTTTCAGAACCTTTGATTTTGACGTAAATGATCATGGTATTTTTCTTTTGGACATTCGTAATAAAAAGATTATTGAATATAACTTAGATGGTTCTTTTCGAGAAGAATATAGTTATATTGGTAAATTTTCCGGGATAAACTGTTTTGTTGTAACTAATGAATCAACTTTTTTATTAGGAATGGATGGGAGTATCTATACTGAAGCAAAAGTCTTATTAGTTGATAAACAATATAATATAATTCACAAGATATTACCATTCCAAGAAACGGATACCAAGGGGCAGCTTAAAATTGGAAGTTTTAGAAGATGTGGAAATAATATAGTGTATCATTATCCAATATCTGACGAAATTTTTTTATTTGAACAGTCTGGTAAATTGGCAAATAGATATATACTCTCTCTGAATGACACGCCGATTCCTGATGATATTAGAATGGATTATAGGAATGTTGTTTCGGAAAGAAAATTTGGTGGATTTAATTATTTCCATGAGACCCCTTTCTTTAATGGTAGAATGTTTTTAGCAACGATGTTTTATGGCTCTAATAAAGCTTTGTTTTGTCTTGATATAAAAACAGGTAAGTATATGATTAAAAGCTATGAGGGAGTTTTGAATTTTTTTAGTAAGTTGACAATTAGAGACTTTAATTTCCCTGTTTTTATGGATGAAAATCAAATTGTTTGTGTATTGAACCTAATGATTTATGATAACGTGCAAGAAAAAGATGTTATACCTTCCTCTTTCTTAAAAAAAATGAATGAAGGTGGTACAGTATTACTTGTTTATCATTTGAAGAAAAAATAA
- a CDS encoding IS110 family RNA-guided transposase, translating to MKRVQSNTLDFSGQNIYVGIDVHLKSWSVAILSEHSVLNRFSQIPEPEALHKYLVSNYPGANYFSVYEAGFCGFWIHEKLMDLGITNIVVNPADVPTMSKEKLRKTDAVDCNKLARELRSGSLVGIYVPKADVLEMRSLIRMRNLIVKDSTRAKNRIKSLLRFHGVDIPEEFTRCSIGCWSKRFLTWLHSLELSTEYGKKTLELHLEQFVRLRKMLLQETRAIREISRNAPFERPIRLLTSVPGIGVTTAATLMVELDGIVRFRNEDHLASFIGLVPMCHSSGESNGTGDITVRRHFMLRCLLVEAAWIAIRKDPAMTVAYTEYRKRMNPQKSIIKIARRLVNRIYYVLKHEKEYIPCVVK from the coding sequence ATGAAACGTGTACAAAGTAACACATTAGATTTCAGTGGTCAAAATATTTATGTAGGAATTGATGTCCACCTGAAGAGTTGGTCGGTTGCAATTTTATCAGAGCATAGTGTTCTGAATCGATTCAGCCAAATTCCGGAACCGGAAGCATTGCACAAGTATCTTGTCAGCAATTATCCGGGCGCCAATTACTTCTCTGTGTATGAAGCCGGATTCTGCGGCTTTTGGATACACGAGAAACTGATGGATTTAGGAATAACCAACATCGTGGTCAATCCAGCCGACGTTCCGACCATGAGTAAGGAAAAACTTCGTAAGACGGATGCCGTGGATTGTAACAAGCTGGCTCGTGAATTACGTTCCGGTTCGCTGGTAGGAATATACGTTCCCAAGGCGGATGTCCTGGAAATGCGCTCTTTGATAAGGATGAGAAACCTGATTGTAAAAGACAGCACCCGTGCGAAGAACCGCATCAAGTCATTGCTTCGTTTTCATGGAGTGGATATACCCGAAGAGTTTACCCGATGCTCGATAGGATGTTGGTCAAAACGTTTCCTGACTTGGCTTCATTCTCTCGAACTCTCAACAGAGTATGGCAAGAAGACTTTGGAACTGCACTTGGAGCAGTTCGTGCGTTTGCGTAAGATGCTTCTTCAGGAAACACGTGCCATCCGTGAGATATCACGTAACGCACCTTTTGAGAGGCCGATACGTCTTCTGACTTCTGTTCCCGGAATAGGCGTTACTACAGCTGCTACCCTGATGGTTGAACTTGACGGTATAGTCCGTTTCAGGAATGAGGACCATCTGGCTTCCTTCATCGGTCTGGTACCCATGTGCCATTCGAGTGGTGAGAGTAACGGCACAGGAGATATAACGGTACGTCGCCATTTCATGCTCCGCTGCCTGTTGGTGGAAGCTGCATGGATTGCAATCCGTAAGGATCCTGCAATGACTGTAGCCTATACGGAATACCGTAAACGTATGAATCCCCAGAAGTCAATCATAAAGATTGCCAGACGGCTTGTAAACAGAATATATTATGTACTCAAACATGAAAAGGAATATATACCGTGTGTTGTCAAATGA
- a CDS encoding DUF1573 domain-containing protein, which translates to MDSLLSKEFKLVAYIDSAKCMECNLALDEWSVKIREMRKVNEEVSFLFIINSNNYSVIKSLLNKHRFDYPVFIDTTNSFYNLNSLNKDSKFQFFLLDRDNKIILVGNPIRNNSIWMLYKKELGRANNTQPEMSLSSTMLDLGEFSYKVPQFRSFFLRNIGKKTLVIDSTLTSCDCTTVSYDEETVQPGQKLELKVCYKAEQRGYFERMITVYCNVKESPIILYVSGNAK; encoded by the coding sequence ATGGATTCTTTATTATCTAAAGAGTTTAAATTGGTTGCCTATATAGATTCTGCAAAATGTATGGAATGTAACTTGGCTTTGGACGAGTGGTCGGTAAAGATTAGAGAAATGAGAAAAGTGAATGAGGAGGTTTCTTTTTTATTCATTATTAATAGTAATAATTATTCAGTAATAAAAAGCTTGTTGAATAAACATCGATTTGATTATCCGGTGTTTATAGATACTACAAATTCTTTTTATAATTTGAATAGTTTGAATAAAGACTCAAAGTTTCAGTTTTTTCTTTTAGATAGAGATAATAAGATAATACTTGTTGGGAATCCGATAAGAAATAATAGTATTTGGATGCTTTATAAGAAAGAATTGGGAAGAGCCAATAATACTCAGCCTGAAATGTCTTTAAGTTCTACTATGCTTGATTTGGGAGAATTTTCTTACAAAGTTCCTCAATTTCGTAGTTTTTTCCTACGAAATATAGGGAAAAAAACACTTGTTATAGATAGTACTTTGACTTCTTGTGATTGCACTACAGTTTCTTATGATGAAGAGACTGTACAACCTGGGCAGAAGTTAGAACTTAAGGTTTGCTATAAAGCTGAACAACGTGGCTATTTTGAAAGAATGATAACAGTATATTGTAATGTAAAAGAATCTCCGATAATATTATACGTTAGCGGGAATGCAAAATAG
- a CDS encoding BF3164 family lipoprotein, with amino-acid sequence MAIKLSVGIFLLSFLLAACTTAPPGKGVPYDAFPETRSLMGRVLPLDTAVFRYPFRIRVQGDKAVVLDLHGTDHLFHVFSYPQGHYLSSFGKRGEAPHEMISAENVRWKEDALWVLDADKSEITRLGLSGDSLLRRETVSLDKNILRALDFAVIDDTAFLIPDYSGDARFCQVSLQGRLLGKFGSIPSADEEALRNARPALAQAWRSFIDYNPRNGVLAAVTQLGEVVEVYNLRDSTHVVRIGPHGEPEFLVSEGYGLPMGIMGFSDVQVTDSAIYAVFHGRPFKEIAASVRKGTKLPDGGQYIYVFSLDGEPLCKYVLDHAVYGISVDEEKGIIIATDVNRDDPIIEYRIKDLCEYK; translated from the coding sequence ATGGCAATTAAACTTTCAGTAGGTATTTTTCTTTTGTCTTTTTTATTGGCGGCATGCACAACTGCTCCACCCGGCAAAGGAGTTCCTTATGACGCTTTCCCCGAAACGCGGAGTCTCATGGGGCGGGTGTTGCCGTTGGATACGGCTGTCTTCCGCTATCCTTTCCGCATCAGGGTGCAGGGCGACAAAGCCGTGGTATTGGATTTGCATGGCACCGATCACCTCTTTCATGTTTTCAGCTATCCGCAGGGGCATTACCTCTCTTCTTTCGGTAAGCGAGGAGAGGCTCCGCATGAAATGATTTCTGCCGAAAACGTCCGTTGGAAAGAAGATGCTTTGTGGGTGCTCGACGCCGATAAGTCGGAAATCACCCGGTTGGGTCTGTCCGGCGATTCATTGCTTCGCAGGGAAACGGTATCCTTGGATAAAAACATACTTCGGGCGTTGGATTTTGCCGTGATAGACGATACCGCATTTCTCATCCCCGACTATTCGGGTGATGCCCGCTTCTGCCAAGTAAGTCTGCAAGGCCGTCTGCTGGGGAAGTTCGGAAGCATTCCGTCCGCCGACGAGGAAGCCCTGCGCAATGCCCGTCCTGCATTGGCGCAGGCTTGGCGCAGCTTCATCGACTACAATCCGCGCAACGGGGTGTTGGCTGCCGTCACACAGCTGGGCGAGGTCGTCGAGGTTTATAATCTGAGGGATAGTACGCACGTGGTGCGCATCGGCCCACACGGTGAGCCGGAGTTCCTTGTCTCAGAAGGCTATGGTTTGCCCATGGGTATCATGGGCTTTAGCGATGTGCAGGTCACTGACAGTGCCATCTATGCCGTTTTCCATGGTCGCCCCTTCAAAGAGATTGCGGCGAGTGTGCGTAAAGGAACAAAACTTCCTGACGGCGGGCAGTATATCTATGTATTCAGCTTAGATGGCGAACCTTTGTGTAAGTATGTATTAGACCATGCCGTCTATGGCATATCGGTGGATGAAGAGAAAGGCATCATCATCGCTACGGATGTCAATCGGGATGACCCGATCATAGAGTATAGAATAAAAGATTTGTGTGAATATAAATAA
- a CDS encoding NVEALA domain-containing protein yields MSKKIFAILIVAVVAVFAGYNVYQSQKGEMMSDLMLANVEALARYELPEVVVECDVSPGRCWMKGDLCMQGEYTGYRCVRTEHTWLYCTSPCM; encoded by the coding sequence ATGAGTAAGAAAATTTTTGCAATTTTGATAGTTGCCGTAGTTGCAGTATTTGCAGGCTACAATGTTTATCAGTCACAAAAAGGAGAAATGATGTCTGATTTGATGTTGGCTAATGTGGAAGCGTTGGCAAGATATGAGTTACCTGAAGTTGTAGTGGAATGTGACGTTTCTCCAGGAAGATGCTGGATGAAAGGGGATTTGTGTATGCAAGGAGAATATACTGGATATCGATGTGTTCGTACTGAACATACGTGGCTTTATTGTACCTCTCCTTGTATGTAG
- a CDS encoding NVEALA domain-containing protein encodes MKKKFLFMGLFLAVMGATAFCFNSKSEGFEGLMLENIEALAAGEGSSLVHCIGTGSVDCPKFQVKVYYVIAYGN; translated from the coding sequence ATGAAAAAGAAATTTTTGTTCATGGGCTTGTTCTTAGCCGTAATGGGGGCAACCGCTTTCTGTTTTAATTCAAAAAGTGAAGGATTTGAAGGTTTAATGTTAGAAAACATAGAAGCTTTAGCTGCCGGTGAAGGGTCATCACTTGTTCATTGTATCGGAACAGGTTCTGTGGATTGCCCTAAGTTTCAGGTTAAAGTGTACTATGTAATAGCCTATGGCAATTAA